From the Colletotrichum lupini chromosome 10, complete sequence genome, one window contains:
- a CDS encoding choline dehydrogenase produces MLRAFILSLVSLVAAQDRLFSSAFGYPGRNASYDYIVIGGGTAGLTIASRLAATSASVAVVEAGGFYEVENGNNSVVPLLSLTGIAFIDPSPEFTPQPLMDWSLVSEPIAGAGGRRVHYAQGKTLGGSSAINTMSYIRGTKGSYDLWAETVGDEMFRWKNMLRFFKRSIDLTPPNEEKRQNTNATVRFDPSDYDEQGSPLQVSWNNWVDPTLTWLAQVVLSLGLSISPKGFSSGKLAGYGAWVPSTIEPEKAQRSTSESSFLRQAIKDTEIIVYTHTLATKILFDGTKAVGVSVNSQGVEYTLSANKEVILTAGTFHSPQLLQVSGIGPRERLEALSIPVIADVPGVGQNLQDPIQIFVAYPVSTPSAQSLTNDPALNPGFVKEYLKSGTGPYSSAAGFLAHERLPNSTLANLTQTTRDKLASVPSHWPQLSFIVGSFSTGPGQTSGTLAAYLPLVFSRGNVIISSASIDAKPVINLNWLSDSADIELAVTAVKRLRTAWASPFANTPGFKTGPELLPGDSVQTDEQILEYVRANVGQVWHPVSTVAMGKEEDVTSGKAVVDSRGRVFGVQGLRVADASAFPFALPGHPQSAVYALAEKIAEDIIIGR; encoded by the coding sequence ATGCTGCGGGCTTTCATCTTGTCGCTCGTGAGCCTCGTGGCGGCGCAAGACCGCCTCTTTTCCTCGGCCTTCGGGTACCCCGGCCGCAATGCAAGCTACGATTACATCGTCATCGGCGGCGGCACCGCCGGCCTAACTATCGCGTCGCGCCTCGCCGCAACCTCGGCCTCCGTTGCTGTAGTCGAGGCTGGCGGCTTCTACGAGGTCGAAAATGGCAACAACAGCGTCGTGCCCCTCCTCTCGCTGACCGGCATCGCCTTCATCGATCCATCGCCAGAGTTCACACCGCAGCCCCTGATGGACTGGTCCCTGGTCTCGGAACCGATCGCAGGCGCCGGAGGCCGACGGGTGCACTATGCGCAGGGAAAAACGCTTGGAGGGTCTTCGGCGATCAACACCATGTCGTATATCCGCGGGACAAAAGGATCCTATGACCTCTGGGCCGAGACAGTTGGCGATGAGATGTTTCGTTGGAAGAATATGCTCAGGTTTTTCAagcgctctatcgacctcaCGCCGCCAAACGAGGAGAAGAGGCAGAACACGAATGCGACTGTGCGGTTCGATCCTAGTGACTACGACGAGCAGGGAAGCCCGTTGCAGGTTTCTTGGAACAACTGGGTCGACCCGACGCTGACGTGGCTTGCTCAAGTGGTACTGAGCCTCGGGCTGAGTATCAGCCCCAAGGGATTCAGCAGTGGCAAGCTGGCGGGATACGGCGCGTGGGTGCCTTCGACGATCGAGCCGGAAAAGGCGCAGCGATCTACGAGCGAGAGCAGCTTCCTACGACAGGCTATCAAGGACACTGAAATCATTGTGTACACTCACACTCTGGCAACTAAGATCCTGTTCGATGGTACCAAGGCTGTGGGTGTAAGCGTCAACTCCCAAGGGGTCGAGTACACCCTGTCTGCTAATAAAGAAGTCATCCTCACCGCTGGCACCTTTCACTCTCCGCAACTTCTCCAGGTCTCTGGAATTGGTCCTCGCGAAAGACTAGAGGCCCTCTCGATCCCGGTCATCGCCGACGTCCCCGGCGTGGGACAGAACTTGCAAGATCCAATCCAGATTTTCGTCGCGTACCCCGTCAGCACGCCTTCTGCACAATCTCTCACCAATGATCCAGCCCTCAACCCAGGCTTCGTCAAAGAGTATCTCAAATCTGGCACCGGTCCCTACAGTTCCGCTGCAGGCTTTTTGGCGCACGAGCGGCTTCCCAACTCTACTCTCGCCAATCTCACGCAAACAACTCGTGACAAGCTTGCTTCGGTTCCTTCTCACTGGCCTCAGCTTTCCTTTATCGTGGGGTCCTTCTCAACTGGGCCAGGACAGACTAGCGGGACTCTTGCTGCCTACCTCCCTCTCGTCTTCTCACGCGGCAACGTCATTATATCGTCAGCTTCTATTGACGCGAAGCCGGTCATCAACTTGAATTGGTTATCTGACTCCGCCGATATAGAACTGGCTGTCACGGCCGTCAAGCGGCTACGTACGGCTTGGGCCTCACCATTCGCCAATACTCCCGGATTCAAGACTGGCCCTGAGCTGCTCCCAGGAGATTCAGTGCAGACCGACGAACAGATACTGGAGTATGTGAGGGCTAACGTGGGGCAAGTGTGGCATCCTGTGTCCACTGTTGCCATGGGGAAAGAGGAAGATGTCACATCGGGCAAGGCGGTGGTAGACAGCCGCGGGCGTGTGTTTGGTGTCCAGGGGCTGAGAGTCGCTGATGCGAGCGCTTTTCCATTTGCTCTGCCGGGACACCCTCAGTCTGCTGTGTATGCTTTGGCAGAGAAGATTGCGGAGGACATAATTATTGGTCGTTGA
- a CDS encoding zinc-binding dehydrogenase, with the protein MTQNKTLIFKKIPTGLPVAGEHLTIEDRPIDLNDAPEGGLVIEVLYASFDPYQRGRMRDAGKKSYSPAFELDGPVTNSTIGKVLKSNSSDFAEGDLVYSHTPIAQYARVTPQILQQGRKVQNPHNLDLGLFLGPLGMPGLTAWSGLHKIGQPKKGETIFVSSAAGAVGQLVGQIAKREGLTVIGSVGSDEKLDFITKELGFDAGFNYKKEKPAEALPKLAPNGIDIYFENVGGDHLEAALTSMNTEGRIAVCGMISNYNTPADQQKGINGLMQLVTKQITLQGFLVGNPKFGPAHFKDHQENLQKWLSEGSVKSKLAVTEGIDNAADGLIGMLTGKNFGKAILKLQ; encoded by the exons ATGACCCAAAACAAGACCCTCATTTTCAAGAAGATCCCTACCGGTCTTCCGGTAGCGGGGGAACACCTCACCATCGAGGACCGCCCCATTGACCTCAACGATGCTCCCGAGGGCGGCCTGGTCATCGAGGTCCTCTATGCCTCTTTCGACCCCTACCAGCGTGGCCGCATGCGCGACGCCGGCAAAAAATCATACTCCCCCGCCTTCGAGCTCGACGGGCCCGTCACCAACAGCACAATCGGCAAGGTTCTCAAGAGCAACAGCTCCGACTTTGCGGAGGGCGACCTCGTCTACTCCCACACTCCCATCGCTCAGTACGCCCGCGTCACACCTCAGATCCTGCAGCAAGGCCGCAAGGTGCAGAACCCCCACAACCTGGACCTCGGGCTCTTCCTTGGACCTCTCGGAATGCCGGGTTTGACCGCCTGGTCCGGTCTGCACAAGATTGGACAGCCGAAGAAGGGCGAGACTATCTTTGTCAGCTCGGCTGCGGGTGCTGTCGGCCAGCTCGTCGGTCAGATTGCCAAGCGGGAGGGACTTACCGTGATCGGTTCCGTCGGTTCAGATGAGAAGCTTGACTTCATCACCAAGGAGCTTGGCTTCGATGCCGGATTCAACTACAAGAAGGAGAAGCCCGCCGAGGCTCTTCCCAAGTTGGCCCCCAACGGAATAGACATTTACTTTGAGAACGTCGGTGGAGATCACCTCGAGGCTGCCCTCACCAGCATGAACACCGAGGGCCGCATCGCTGTCTGTGGCATG ATCTCAAACTACAACACCCCTGCCGATCAACAAAAGGGCATCAACGGCTTGATGCAGCTCGTTACCAAGCAGATCACTCTCCAAGGTTTCCTCGTGGGTAACCCCAAATTTGGCCCCGCCCACTTCAAGGATCATCAGGAGAACTTGCAGAAGTGGCTGTCTGAGGGAAGCGTCAAGTCCAAGCTGGCGGTTACTGAGGGCATCGACAACGCTGCTGATGGTTTGATCGGCATGCTTACCGGAAAGAACTTCGGAAAGGCTATTCTCAAGCTTCAATGA